Below is a window of Streptomyces taklimakanensis DNA.
GCGCCACACGCGTTCCAGCCGGCCGACGGCGCTCTGGTGGCCGGTGTCCGGCTCGGGTCCGGTGTCGCGCCGCTCGCGTGTGTAGGCCTCGGCTCCACTCGTGAGGTGCTCCACCAGTGTCGCGACGTCCGCCGGCAGCGCGCCCTCACGGAGTTGCCCGGACCGGTGCGCCTCGTCCAGCAGTTTCCGCACGGTCGGCAGCCAACTGTCCGACCACGCCGGGGTGGCGGGCCGTTCCCGCGCGAGGCGGACGGCCGAGCGCACCGACACGTTCTCCTCCATCAGGCGGGCGAGTTCGAGGGTGAGGTCGATGATGACGCGCAGGGCGGGCGTCTGCTGTCCCGTGACGCGCTCCAAGGCGGCCTGCGTGACCTCCCAGCCCTCCCTCAGGACGGCGTCCGCCAGATCGGCCTTGGTGGAGAAGTGGAAGGTCAGTGCCCCCACCGACATACCCGCGGCCTTGCTGACCTGGGACAGTGACGTGCCCTCGTAGCCGCCGCGGTCGAACGCGTCCGCGGCGGCCCTGAGCACGGTGGCGCGTGTCCGTAGAGCTCTCTCCTGCTTCACCATGCCGACTCCGAATGGGCACTCGCCGATGGGCGCACGGGGTGTGGTCCCCTGCTACAACGCACCGTTCTGATTTCCCCACAGTGGTCCGCTTTTCACGTTGGGTGAAAACCCTCCTCCTCCTCGGAGAGGCCGGGCAATACCGAGTTGCCCAAGATGCAACGGGTCCGCAGGACGGCACTCCGGGGCGTCTTCCACCGCGGCGACCTGCGTGTGAGCGCGCCGTTGCCGCTCATGGGCGGCGTACGGGCGGCGTGCGGGCGCGCCGGCGGACAGGACGGAGGGCGGCTCGTCTCGTCACACCGCGCCACCTCCACCGGGACTCGGCCGGGGCCCGGCGGGGTACGGCGGGGTGCGGCGCGGGGCGCGAGTTGGCGAAGTAGCGGACCGACTCCCCGGAGTCGCAAAAAAAAGAGGGTGTTCGCTATTCTTTTGACGTGCGCCAGCTTCCGGCCCGCCACAGGGAGGGGACCACGTCATGACCACGCACGCCTTGACGGACACCCGGGGCCCGGTGTCCGTGTTCGCCGACAGGGTCTTCGGGCACCTGCCGCGGACCGACCAGCGCCGGTGGGCGCGTGCCTACCTGCAGGGCCTGCTCGCCACTTCGGGCAAGAAGTCGGTGCGGCGCATCGCCGCCGCCTTCTCGGACTCGCCCACGGCGTCCCAGTCGCTGCACCAGTTCGTCAACGCCAGCCCGTGGGACTGGATCCCCGCCCGGGAGGAGTTGATGCGCTGGGCCGAGCACCGCGTGCGGCCTCAGGCCTGGACCGTGGACCTGGCGGTGCTGCGCAAACGGGGGGAGCACTCCTGCGGCGTGCACCGGCGCTTCGTGCCGTCCACCGGACGCTCGGTCACCTGTCAGGTGGGCGTCGGCGCCTTCCTCGCCGCGTCCGACGCGGTCGTTCCGGTCGACTGGCGCCTGCTGCTGCCCGGCTCCTGGGCCAAGGATCCGCAGCGTCGCCGGCGCGCCCGCATCCCGGACGACGTCGACGGCCGGCCGATCGAGCGGCACGTCCTGGACCTGGTCGACGCGCTGACCTCGGCCAGCCGCACGGCTCCCGTGCCGGTCGTGGCGGACCTGTCCACCTCCCCCGGCGCGGTCGGCCTGGTGCGCGGACTGGTCCTGCGCGACTGCGACTTCGTCGTCTCCGTGCCGGACGACTTCAAGGTCGTGCTCGGCCGCCATCTGAGGGTCCAGCGCCGCAGCGGCCCCGGCGAGCACGGCATGGCCCTCGCGGCACGCAGCCTCTTCCAGTTCGACGCGGGCGGGCTGTTCCAACTGGAGACGGTGCCCGCCGGCTCCGGGCACCGGCGCGGCACGACCGTCATGACCAGCGTCGTGCACCTGCCCATGGCGCTCCCCGCCGGTTCCCAACCGCTGCGCACCTACCAGTTGTTCACCGTGCGCTCCGCCGGGGACCGCCGGCCGCCCCGGCTGTGGCTGACCACCCTCACCCGCGCCAAGGCGGAGGAGAGGCTCGCGCTGGTGCGGACGCTGGCGCGGACGGCCGAGTCGGTGAGGCAGTTGGAGGAGGGCTTCGGCCTGCTCGACTTCGAGGGGCGTTCCTACCCCGGTTGGCACCATCACATGACGCTGGTGTCGGCGGCGTACGCCTACAGCCGGCTCGACGGCTCGGGAGTCCGGACGCGGCCGCTGACGGCCGCCGCCTGACCGGGCCAGGCCGTCGGTGCGTCGTGCACGGGCCCGCGACCTCACCGTCTCGGTCCCTTGAGAAAACGGTCCGACGCTAGGGTGAGCGGATGCTGAGACACACCTACGAGGGGCAGGACTGCAACTTGGCCCGGACCCTGGAGGTCGTCGGCGAGCGCTGGACCCTCCTGATCGTCCGCTCGGCACTGCTCGGCACCAAGCGCTTCGACGCGTTCCTGGAGCACCTGGACATCGCCCGGAACGTCCTGACCAAACGCCTCACCCGGCTCGTCGAGCACGGGATCATGGAACGGGTCCCCTACCAGGACAGGCCCGTGCGGTACGAGTACCGGCTCACCCCCTCGGGGCGCGATCTGACCCGGGCGGTCGTCGCGCTGATGCAGTGGGGCGACCGGAACCTGCCCCAGGAGGGCGGTCCTCCGCGCAGGGCCGACCACATCGGCTGTGACGGCACCGTCCACGTCGAACTCAGGTGTTCCGACTGCGGCCGCGAGGTGCGCGACGAGGAGGTGGAGGTGCGGCGGGTGCGTTGAACACGCCCGCGCGCCTGAACACCGCCCCACCGGGTCGAACGCAAGTGGGCCCCGGTCGAACACACGTCCCCTGCGCACGCCCGAAGATGCCCGGCGCGCCCGCGCCGCACCACGATGGGCCCTCCGCCGCCGACAGGGCGATCCGTGACAGGAGGGCGACCGTGGCATCCGTGCTGGGAGCGTTGCGCAGGCTGGCGATGGCTCCGTCCCTGGGGGAGGTGAGCTTCGCCGGGCGGGGCTTCGCGGTGGAGGCGACCGAGAGCACCCGGCGACTGGAGGCCATCCCGCAAGCGGTCGTCTGCGGCTTCGAGTGGGGCATCGAGGACCGCGATCCGGCCGACACCGAACGCCGCCTGGCCATGGTCGACCCCGAGGTCAGGGGGTTCGCCTACGAGGGCGCCACGATGGCCTGCGTCATCCGCGACGCGATGGGGCCGAACGGCCATCGCGCCCGGACCCTGATGGAGGGCGGCGGCAGGCCGCACGTCTTCCTCAACTACATCGGGATCGGCTTCGCCATGGCGCGCCTGCCACGGCCGCTGTGGCGCAAGGCCGTGCCCGCACCGACCGGACCCGGGCACTATCCGGCGATGAGCTGGCTGGCCGTGGACGGGTACGGCTTCGACCGCGCCTACTTCGACACCGGCCGCTGGATCGATGCGCAACGGGTGCCCCGGGCATACCCTTGGGAAGGCGATCCCGACTACTTCCTGCGCGCCGTCGACCAGGGCATCGGCCGGGCCCTGTGGTTCGTCCACGGCGGCCGCGCCGACCGCGTCTGCGCCGCCGTGCGCGCATTCGCCGACCGCCGCAGGGCGGACCTGTGGAGCGGCGTCGCGCTGGCCGCCACCTTCGCCGGCGGAAGCACCCCCGCGGGCCTCGCCGCGCTGCGTCACGAGGCCGGGGAGGACCGCGGCCACGTGGCCCAGGGGTCGGTGTTCGCCGCCAAGGCCCGTCACCACGCCGGTCATGTGCCCGAGCACACCCGTGTCGCCACCCGGGCGCTCGCCGGTCTCGACGTCGAGGCGGCCGCGGAGCTGGCCGACGACTGCGCGGTGACCCGGACCGGGGCGGGGGGCCCTCCAGCGTACGAACTGTGGCGCCGGAGCGTGCGCGAACGGCTGACCTCCACCGTGGTTTGAGCATTTACGGAGTAGACGCCCGTCCGCCATCCCTGGATAGATTCGAAATCACCCGGTAATTAAGGGAGTTTCCACGAGGGGCGGTTTACTGCGTTGTCCACGATCTTCGGCGCGCTACGGCGCCGCATTCTCACTCCTTCCGTTTCCGAAACAAAACTGGAAAAGCGCGGATTCCATCGGAAGAACCGTCGGGCCCAGGAACAGCTGGAGACGATCGGCCGGGTGTTCCTGGAGGGGTACGGCCACGCGGTCCGGGCACGGTCGGCCGCCGAGGCCGAGGAGTCGCTGGAGGCCGTCCCCCGCGCCTACCGCGGGTTCGCCTACGAAGGCGCCGGCATGGGGGCCGTCGTGCACGACGCGCTGCCGGGCCACAGCGGGAGGCTGGAGGGCCTCCTCGCCGGGAAGGGGCGCGACCACGTCTACATGGTCCACGTCGGCATCGGCTGGGCGATGGCCCGCCTGCCCAGGTTCCTGTGGCCCGACGTGGAGCGGACCGATCCGCTGCTGCGGTGGCTGATCCTGGACGGCTACGGCTTCCACCAGGCGTACTTCCACACCCGGTCCTACGTCCGCACGCCGCACGTCCGGCACCCCTTCAGCTGGGCGGGCGGACCGGACGACCACTCCGCCAAGGTGATCGACCAGGGCATCGGGCGGGCCCTGTGGTTCGTCGGCGGCACCGACGTCGACGTCGTCACGGACCTGATCGCCTCCTACCCCGAACACCGCCGCGGTGACCTGTACGCCGGCGCGGGGCTGGCCGCGACCTACGCCGGGGCCGCGGACGAGGAGGAGCTGCGCCGGTTCGCCGAGCGGGCCGGGAAGTACCGCTTCCAACTGGCCCAGGGCGCCGCCTTCGCCGCGGAGGCCCGCGACCGGGCGGGCACCACGATCGCACACACCCACCTGGCCACCCGCGTCCTGTGCGGCACGACGCCGGAGCGGGCGGCGCGGGTGTGCCTGGACCGCATGCCCGCCCCCGGCGACCACGGTGACGTTCCCGCCTACGAGAGGTGGCGCCGGGACATCGCCGCCGAACTCGCCTCCACAACGCTCTCCCGGAAAGGTGCCGACCTGTGAGAAAAGCAATCGGATGGCTGCGCAAGAATGCGGCGGGAGTCGCCGCGCTCACCCTCATGGTGGGCACTTTCTACGCGGTACGGCTTCCTGATACATCCGCTGCGGAAACCAGAGAGATGGCCGAGAATTTCTCGTTCGAATCGATGTCGGTCGCCATGCCGGCCGGATTCGAGAAGAAGGAGATACGCGAGGTCAACAAGGCGTACGAGCACATCGACGCCTGGATCTCCTCGGTCGGCGCCGGCATCGCCATGAACGACGTGGACGGTGACGGGCTGGCCAACGACCTGTGTGTCACCGACCCGCGCATCGACCAGGTCGTCGTGACGCCCTCACCGAACCGCGAGGACGCCTACCCGCCCTTCGCGCTCGACCCCGCCCCGCTGCCGGTCGGCGACACGATGGCGCCGATGGGGTGCGTGCCCGGCGACTTCGACGAGAACGGCGCCACCGATCTCCTCGTGTACTACTGGGGCCGCACCCCCATCGTCTTCCTCGCCCGGGACGGGAAGGACGAGCCCCTGACGGCCGCCTCCTTCAAGCCGACCGAACTGCTGCCCGGCAAGGCCGGCCCCCGGTACACCGGCCCGCTGTGGAACTCCAACGCCGCCGCCGTCGCCGACTTCGACGGCGACGGCCACGACGACATCTTCATCGGCAACTACTTCCCCGAGAGCCCGGTCCTGGACCCGTCCAAGGACGGCGACGTCGTGATGAACGACTCGCTCTCCCACGCCCAGAACGGCGGCGGCGGCCACTTCTTCCGCTGGACGGAGAACGGCTACGAGAAGACCGACGGCTCCCTGCCGCAGAACATCAGCCACGGCTGGACGCTCGGCGCGTCCGCCGCCGACCTCGACGGCGACCAGTTGCCGGAGCTGTTCCTGGCCCACGACTTCGGCACCTCCGCGCTGCTGCACAACACCTCCCGTCCCGGCCGGATCGAGTTCACCGAGGTCAAGTCCGTCCACTCGGGCACCGTGCCCAAGTCCAAGGAGATCGGACGCAGCTCCTTCAAGGGCATGGGCATCGACTTCGGCGACCTGGACAACGACGGCCTGTACGACATGTTCGTCAGCAACATCACCACCTCGTTCGGCATCCAGGAGTCCAACTTCGCCTTCATCGGCACGGCCGACAGCAGGGCCGAGGTGAGGGCCCGTCTGGAGGACGGCGAGGCCCCCTTCAAGGACGAGAGCACCGGTCTCGGCCTCGCCTGGTCCGGTTGGGGCTGGGACGTGAAGACGGCCGACTTCGACAACGACGGCGTGCTGGAGATCGCCCAGGCCCTCGGCTTCGTCAAGGGCAAGGAGAACCGCTGGCCGCAGCTGCAGGAGCTGGCCACCGCCAACGACGCGCTGGTCTCCGACCCCCGGTGGTGGCCCAACGTCCGGCAGGGTGACGACCTCGCCGGGAGCCAGACCATGCGGCTGTTCGCCAAGGGGAAGGACGGCAGGTACGTCGATCTGTCCCCCGCGCTCGGCCTCGCCGTCCCCGTCCCCAGCCGGGGCATCGCCACCGGCGACGTCGACGGCGACGGGCGCCTCGACCTCGCGGTCGCCCACCAGTGGGGCGAGCCGAGGTTCTACCACAACGTCAGCGAGGACACCGGCGCCCACCTCGGACTGAAGCTCACCCGCGAGTCCGGCTCGCCGGCGGTCGGCGCGGAGGTCCGCGTCACCCTGCCCGACGGCACCGAGCGCATCGGTCGCGTCGACGGCGGCGGCGGCCACTCCGGCAAGCGCAGCTCCGAAGTGCACATCGGCCTCGGCGAGGACGTCCGGGGACCGGTCGACGTCCGGCTGACCTGGCGGGACCACACCGGCGACGTACACGAGCAGCGGCTGCGGCTCGCCCCCGGCCGCCACAGCATCCAGCTCGGCACCCAGGCCAAGGAGAAGTGACACCATGTCCGCACAGCAGAAGGCGCCGGCCGCTCCGCGCCACAACCCGAAGGTCGTCACCGCCCTGCGCCGGTTCGCGATCTCGATCTCCGTGCTCAACATCTTCGGCTACACCGTCCTCGGCTTCGAACAACCGTGGACCTGGCCGTTCATCGCCCTGGCCACCGCCTACACGCTGGAGGTGGCCCTGGAGGCGGTCGGCGCCCGCTCCGAGGGCCGGGCGCCCCGGTTCCGCGGCAACGGCTTCCGCGGGCTGGTGGAGTTCCTCTACCCGGCCCACATCACCGCCCTGGCGGTCAACATGCTCACCTACGTCAACGACCTGGTCTGGGTCATGGTGTTCGGCGTCATCGTCGCCGTCGGCACCAAGTGGGTGCTGCGCGCGCCGGTGCGCGGCCGGATGCGGCACTTCATGAACCCGTCGAACTTCGGCATCGCCGTCATCCTGCTGCTCTTCCCGTGGGCGAGCATCGCCCCGCCCTACCACTTCACCGAGTACCTCGACGGCGGCTTCGACTGGCTCGTCCCGGCCATCATCATCACCCTCGGCACGATGCTCAACGCCAAGCTCACCGAGCGGATGTGGCTGATCCTCGCCTGGGTGGCCGGCTACGCGCTGCAGGCCGTCGTCCGCGGTCTGCTGTTCGGCACCTCCATCCCCGCGGCCCTGGCGATGATGACCGGCGTGGCGTTCGTGCTCTTCACGAACTACATGATCACCGACCCGGGGACCACCCCGTCCTCCAAGTGGGGCCAGATCGCCTTCGGCGGCGGCGTGGCGGCCGCGTACGGCGTGCTGACCGCGCTCGGCGTCGCCTACGGCATCTTCTTCGCCACCGCCCTGGTGTGCCTCGTCCGCGGCGTCCACCTGTGGACGGTCGACATCCTGGACAGGAGGCACACCCCGGCGCGCGAGCGGGCGGACCTGACCGTCGGGCGGACCCCGGAGCAACCGACCACCGAGCAGCCGACCCTCGACCGGCTCACCGCCGCGCAGTGCGCGGGCGGCTGCGTCGGCGAGTGCGCCTGCCCGGCCGAGCCCGCCGCGAAGAACGCGCCGGAGAAGGTCGGGGTGGCGGCGTGACCAGGATCGCCATCGTCGGCATGGCCTGCCGCTACCCCGACGCCGCCGACCCCGGACAGCTGTGGGACAACGCCGTCGCCGGACGCCGTGCCTTCCGCCGGCTGCCCGACGTGCGCATGCGCCTGGAGGACTACTGGGACGCGGACCCCGCCGCACCCGACCGCTTCTACGCGCGCAACGCCGCGGTGCTGGAGGGGTACGAGTTCGACCGGGTCGCCCACCGGATCGCGGGCAGCACCTACCGCTCGACCGACCTCACCCACTGGCTCGCCCTGGAGACCGCCGGGCGGGCCCTGGCCGACGCCGGGTTCGCCGAGGGCGGGGGACTCCCCCGCGAACGCACCGGTGTCGTGATCGGCAACACCCTCACCGGCGAGTTCGCCCGCGCCAACGTGATGCGGCTGCGCTGGCCGTACGTGCGCCGCGTCATGGCCGAGGCGCTCAGGGGTCAGGACTGGGACGACGAGCGGATCGCGGACTTCCTGGCCGACGTCGAGACCGCCTACAAGGAGCCGTTCCCGGCCGTCGACGAGGACACCCTGGCCGGCGGTCTGGCCAACACCATCGCCGGCCGGATCTGCAACCACTTCGACCTGGGCGGTGGCGGCTACACCGTCGACGGCGCCTGCTCCTCGTCGCTGCTGTCGGTCACCACGGCCGGCACCTCGCTGCTCAGCGGTGACATCGACGTCGCCGTGGCGGGCGGGGTGGACCTGTCGATCGACCCGTTCGAGATCATCGGGTTCGCCAAGACCGGCGCCCTGGCCAAGGGCGAGATGCGCCTGTACGACCGCGGTTCCAACGGCTTCTGGCCCGGCGAGGGCTGCGGCATGGTCGTTCTGATGCGCGAGGAGGACGCCCTGGCGGGCAACCACCGCGTCTACGCGACGATCGCGGGCTGGGGCGTCTCCTCCGACGGCCAGGGCGGCATCACCCGCCCCGAGGTCGACGGCTACCGGCTCGCCCTGCGCAGGGCGTACGAGCGGGCCGGATTCGGCATCGACACCGTCTCGCTGTTCGAGGGCCACGGCACCGGCACCGCGGTCGGCGACCGCACCGAGCTGTCCGCCCTGACGGGCGCCAGGGCCGCGGCGAACCCCGACGCCCCGGTCGCGGCCATCACCTCCATCAAGGGCATGATCGGCCACACCAAGGCGGCGGCCGGCATCGCGGGTCTGATCAAGTCGGCGATGGCCGTCGACCGCCGGATCCTGCCCCCGGCCATCGGCTGCGTCGACCCGCACGAGCTGCTCACCGGCGAGCAGGCCAACCTGCGGGCCCTGCGCACCGCCGAGGCCTGGCCGCAGGACGCGCCGCGGCGGGCGGGCGTCACCGCCATGGGCTTCGGCGGGATCAACACCCACGTCGTGCTGGACGAGCCCGCCACCCGCCGGCGCACGGCGCCCGACCGCCGCTCCATCGCGCTGGCGCGCTCCGCGCAGGACTGCGAACTGCTGCTGGTCGAGGGCGGCTCCCCGAAGAGCCTGCGCGCCCGGCTCGTCGAGGTCGCCGACTTCGTGGCGCGGGTCTCCTACGCGCAGGTCGCCGACCTGGCCGCCACGCTCCAGGGCGAGCTGCGGGGTCTGCCGCACCGCGCCGCGGTCGTGGCCTCCTCCCCGGAGGACGCCGAGCGCCGGCTGCGGAACCTGGCCGACGCCCTCGACGCGGGAGAGACCACGCACTTCACCCCCGACGGCCGCGGTTTCCTGGGGCACGCCACCGGCCGCGGCCGGATCGGCTTCCTCTTCCCCGGGCAGGGATCGGGGAGGGGCACCGGGGGCGGGGCGCTGCGCCGCCGCTTCCCCGAGGCGGCGGAAGTCCACGACGCCGCCGGTCTGCCCACCGCCGGCGACATGGTGGCCACCGACGTGGCCCAGCCGCGCATCGCCACCGGCTCGGCGGCCGGTCTGCGCGTCCTGGACGCCCTGCGGGTGGAGGCGACCGTCGCCCTGGGCCACAGCCTGGGCGAGCTGTCCGCCCTGCACTGGGCCGGCGCGCTCGACGAGGAGACCCTGCTGGAGGCGGCCCGGGTCCGCGGCCGCGCGATGGCCGAGCACAGCGCCTCGGGCACCATGGCCTCGCTGGCGGCCGCCCCGCAGGAGGCCGAACGGCTCACCGACGGGCTGCCCGTGGTCGTCGCCGGGTACAACGGCCCCGAGCAGACCGTCGTGGCCGGACCGGTCGACGCGGTCGAGGAGGTGGCCGGCCGCGCCGCCGCGGCGGGGGTCGGCTGCACCAGGCTCGCCGTGTCCCACGCCTTCCACTCCCCGCTGGTGGCGCCGGCCGCCGACGCCTTCGGCGACTGGCTCGCCGGCGTCCGCTTCGGCGAGGTCGGCGCCCGGGTGGTCTCCACCGTCACCGGCGGGGAGCTGGCACGGGACACGGACCTGGCCGGGCTGTTGCGGCGTCAGATCACCGACCCCGTGCTGTTCACCCAGGCGGTCACCGCGGCCGCCCGGGAGGTCGACCTGTTCGTCGAGGTCGGCCCGGGCCGGGTGCTGAGTTCGCTGGCCGCGGCGGCCACCGGCGTCCCGTCCGTCGCGCTGGACACCGACGACGAGTCGCTGCGGGGGCTCCTGGGGGTGGTCGGCGCCGCCTACGTCGTCGGCGCGCCCGTCGCCCACGAGCGGCTCTTCCAGGACCGGCTGATCCGGCCGCTGGAGGTGGGCCAGGAGTTCGACTTCCTGGCCAACCCCTGCGAGCAGGCCCCGCGGGTGGCCCTGCCCGCCGGCCGGCCCTCCCCGGCCGGGGCGGCTGCCGACCCGGCCCCGGCCCCGGCCCCGGCCCCGGCCCAGGCCCAGGCCCCGACTCCGGCCTCGGTGCCGGCCTCGGTACCGGACGCCGGGACCGCCGACGCGGAACCGGAGGGGTCGGGCGGCGCCTCGACCCTGGAGGTGCTGCGCGGTCTCGTCGCCGAGCGGGCCGAGCTGCCCGCCGACCTCGTCGCCGAGGACAGCCGGCTCCTGGACGACCTGCACATGAGCTCCATCACGGTCGGTCAGATCGTCAACCAGGCCGCCTCCCGTCTGGGCATCGCCGCGGCACGGGTGCCGACCAACTTCGCCACCGCGACCCTCGCCGAGCTCGCCGAGGCCCTGGAGACGCTGGTGCGCACCGGCGGCGAGGAGCCCGGCGCGACGGACGCCCCCGTGGTCACGGGCGCCGCGCCCTGGGCCCGCCCGTTCTCCGTCGATCTGGACGAGGTGCCCCTGCCCCCGGCCGCCGCGGCCGAGGGCGACGGCGGCTGGGAGCTGTTCGCGCCGGTCGAGGACCGGGCGGCGCGGGAGCTGCGCGACGCGCTCCAGCGCGCCGGGGTCGGCTCCGGCGTGCTGGTCCGCCTGCCGGCGGACTGCTCCCCGGAACAGGTCGAGCAGGCGCTCGCCGGCGCGAAGAGCGCCCTGGCGGGGGAGCGCGACCGGCGCTTCGTCCTGGTGCAGGACGGCCGGGGCGCGGCCGGACTGGCCAAGACGCTCCACCAGGAGGCGCCCCACCTGCGCACGACCATCGTGCACACCCCGCCGACGGACGGCCTGGTCGAGCGGGTCGTGGCCGAGGTGGCCGCGACCACCCGGTTCACCGAGGTCCACTACGACGCCGACGGGGTGCGTCGCGTACCGACGCTGCGTGCCCTGCCCGTGGCCGCGGAACGCGCCGACTCGCCCCTGGGGGCCTCGGACGTCCTGTTGGTGACCGGTGGCGGCAAGGGCATCTCCGCCGAGTGCGCCCTGGCGGTCGCCCTGGACACCGGTGCGCGGCTCGCTGTGCTGGGCCGCTCCGATCCCGCCTCGGACCGGGAGCTGGCCGACAACCTGGCGCGGATGGCCGACAGCGGCGTCACCGTGCGCTACGCGCGCGCCGACGTCACCGATCCGGAACAGGTCCGCGCCGCCGTCGCCGAACTGGAGCGGGAGCTGGGGCCGGTCACCGGTCTGCTGCACGGTGCCGGGCGCAACGAGCCGGGCCCGCTGCACGCGCTGGAGCCGGACGACTTCCGCCGCACCTTCGCGCCCAAGGTGGGCGGCCTGCGGAACGTGCTGGACGCGGTCGGGCCCGGCGACCTGAAGTTGCTGGTCACCTTCGGCAGCATCATCGGCCGCGCCGGACTGCGGGGCGAGGCCCACTACGCCACCGCCAACGAGTGGCTGGCCGACCTCACCGAGGACATCGCCCGCAGCCACCCGCAGGTCCGCGCCCGCTGCGTGGAGTGGTCGGTGTGGTCCGGAGTCGGCATGGGCGAGAAGCTCTCGGTCGTCGAGTCCCTGTCCCGCGAGGGCATCACCCCGGTCTCCCCGGACCGGGGCGTGGAGATCCTGCTGCGGCTGATCTCCGACCCGGACGCGCCCGTGGTGACGGTCGTCAGCGGCCGTACCGAGGGCATCGAGACGGTGCGCCGCGACCTGCCGGCCCTGCCGCTGCTGCGGTTCACCGGCAACCCGCTGATCCGCTACCACGGGGTGGAGCTGGTCACCGAGGTCGAACTGAACGCGGGCACCGACCCGTATCTGGCCGACCACCTGCTGGACGGCAACCTCCTGATGCCGGCTGTCATGGGCATGGAAGCCATGGTGCAGGTCGGCGCCGCGGTCACCGGGTGGACCGGGACGCCGGTGATCGAGGACGCGCGCTTC
It encodes the following:
- a CDS encoding ScbR family autoregulator-binding transcription factor, which gives rise to MVKQERALRTRATVLRAAADAFDRGGYEGTSLSQVSKAAGMSVGALTFHFSTKADLADAVLREGWEVTQAALERVTGQQTPALRVIIDLTLELARLMEENVSVRSAVRLARERPATPAWSDSWLPTVRKLLDEAHRSGQLREGALPADVATLVEHLTSGAEAYTRERRDTGPEPDTGHQSAVGRLERVWRLALTGVSASGNPVPATGTATDGP
- a CDS encoding transposase, whose translation is MTTHALTDTRGPVSVFADRVFGHLPRTDQRRWARAYLQGLLATSGKKSVRRIAAAFSDSPTASQSLHQFVNASPWDWIPAREELMRWAEHRVRPQAWTVDLAVLRKRGEHSCGVHRRFVPSTGRSVTCQVGVGAFLAASDAVVPVDWRLLLPGSWAKDPQRRRRARIPDDVDGRPIERHVLDLVDALTSASRTAPVPVVADLSTSPGAVGLVRGLVLRDCDFVVSVPDDFKVVLGRHLRVQRRSGPGEHGMALAARSLFQFDAGGLFQLETVPAGSGHRRGTTVMTSVVHLPMALPAGSQPLRTYQLFTVRSAGDRRPPRLWLTTLTRAKAEERLALVRTLARTAESVRQLEEGFGLLDFEGRSYPGWHHHMTLVSAAYAYSRLDGSGVRTRPLTAAA
- a CDS encoding winged helix-turn-helix transcriptional regulator, encoding MLRHTYEGQDCNLARTLEVVGERWTLLIVRSALLGTKRFDAFLEHLDIARNVLTKRLTRLVEHGIMERVPYQDRPVRYEYRLTPSGRDLTRAVVALMQWGDRNLPQEGGPPRRADHIGCDGTVHVELRCSDCGREVRDEEVEVRRVR
- a CDS encoding DUF1702 family protein, which codes for MASVLGALRRLAMAPSLGEVSFAGRGFAVEATESTRRLEAIPQAVVCGFEWGIEDRDPADTERRLAMVDPEVRGFAYEGATMACVIRDAMGPNGHRARTLMEGGGRPHVFLNYIGIGFAMARLPRPLWRKAVPAPTGPGHYPAMSWLAVDGYGFDRAYFDTGRWIDAQRVPRAYPWEGDPDYFLRAVDQGIGRALWFVHGGRADRVCAAVRAFADRRRADLWSGVALAATFAGGSTPAGLAALRHEAGEDRGHVAQGSVFAAKARHHAGHVPEHTRVATRALAGLDVEAAAELADDCAVTRTGAGGPPAYELWRRSVRERLTSTVV
- a CDS encoding DUF1702 family protein; the encoded protein is MSTIFGALRRRILTPSVSETKLEKRGFHRKNRRAQEQLETIGRVFLEGYGHAVRARSAAEAEESLEAVPRAYRGFAYEGAGMGAVVHDALPGHSGRLEGLLAGKGRDHVYMVHVGIGWAMARLPRFLWPDVERTDPLLRWLILDGYGFHQAYFHTRSYVRTPHVRHPFSWAGGPDDHSAKVIDQGIGRALWFVGGTDVDVVTDLIASYPEHRRGDLYAGAGLAATYAGAADEEELRRFAERAGKYRFQLAQGAAFAAEARDRAGTTIAHTHLATRVLCGTTPERAARVCLDRMPAPGDHGDVPAYERWRRDIAAELASTTLSRKGADL
- a CDS encoding CRTAC1 family protein; translation: MVGTFYAVRLPDTSAAETREMAENFSFESMSVAMPAGFEKKEIREVNKAYEHIDAWISSVGAGIAMNDVDGDGLANDLCVTDPRIDQVVVTPSPNREDAYPPFALDPAPLPVGDTMAPMGCVPGDFDENGATDLLVYYWGRTPIVFLARDGKDEPLTAASFKPTELLPGKAGPRYTGPLWNSNAAAVADFDGDGHDDIFIGNYFPESPVLDPSKDGDVVMNDSLSHAQNGGGGHFFRWTENGYEKTDGSLPQNISHGWTLGASAADLDGDQLPELFLAHDFGTSALLHNTSRPGRIEFTEVKSVHSGTVPKSKEIGRSSFKGMGIDFGDLDNDGLYDMFVSNITTSFGIQESNFAFIGTADSRAEVRARLEDGEAPFKDESTGLGLAWSGWGWDVKTADFDNDGVLEIAQALGFVKGKENRWPQLQELATANDALVSDPRWWPNVRQGDDLAGSQTMRLFAKGKDGRYVDLSPALGLAVPVPSRGIATGDVDGDGRLDLAVAHQWGEPRFYHNVSEDTGAHLGLKLTRESGSPAVGAEVRVTLPDGTERIGRVDGGGGHSGKRSSEVHIGLGEDVRGPVDVRLTWRDHTGDVHEQRLRLAPGRHSIQLGTQAKEK
- a CDS encoding enediyne biosynthesis protein, whose product is MSAQQKAPAAPRHNPKVVTALRRFAISISVLNIFGYTVLGFEQPWTWPFIALATAYTLEVALEAVGARSEGRAPRFRGNGFRGLVEFLYPAHITALAVNMLTYVNDLVWVMVFGVIVAVGTKWVLRAPVRGRMRHFMNPSNFGIAVILLLFPWASIAPPYHFTEYLDGGFDWLVPAIIITLGTMLNAKLTERMWLILAWVAGYALQAVVRGLLFGTSIPAALAMMTGVAFVLFTNYMITDPGTTPSSKWGQIAFGGGVAAAYGVLTALGVAYGIFFATALVCLVRGVHLWTVDILDRRHTPARERADLTVGRTPEQPTTEQPTLDRLTAAQCAGGCVGECACPAEPAAKNAPEKVGVAA